The Pungitius pungitius chromosome 10, fPunPun2.1, whole genome shotgun sequence DNA window TACCCTCTGGACAAATATGTCTGAGCATTATTAAATGGTTAATCATGTGCGTCATGAGCTCACActgtactgtgtatatatatatagtgtataaATATGCTTTTAAAACTAGGCTCATGTTTCCTAAATTGACACTGCAACGTGGTGCCAAAGGACTGGATGTTTCTAGAAGAATTCAGTCCATGTGATAAAAATAGCTGTTTCACACACAGATGGAGACTCTCCCACAGAGTCCTGCATGGAAGGCTGATGATGGGAAACGACTCATCAGCAGAAGCCTCATCAGTAAACACAAGTGTCCCATTTGTTCCTAACAGGAAACAATAAAAATTCCACTCTGGAGGACCATAAAGTGGGATTAATTGGGTAGAGAAGAAGAATTCATGTTATTAGTTGCATAGAGAAGAAAGTGAAATAGAAACTCAAATAGGTGTATTGGAGAGAATGTGGGAATATTGGCCAGTTTACCCTCATGAACATAATACCAGGGTAGAAATGTGGAATCAATACTTACAATATTTCTTCAGAAACAGAAGAATCAGAAACAATTGCTCATCATTTCATGATTAAGGGTTTTGGTTTCTATTGCTCACGCATTAAGGACCAGAACATCTCCTATGTGATAGTTAAAACGCTGCAACCTAACGTTGTCTTTTTAAACTCTAATTACTTTAGTTAGGTGACTCACTGCTCCTTCTTACTCCTTTATGGAAACAAAGGACTTGAAAACAAGGAATGGATCTGATCTACGATCAGTGGACTTCTTTCAGTTTATAGCGACGGTTTGAGTCAGTCAGACAAAAGTACTCATCAGCTAACTGCTACTAATCCAGCTTGTTGAAATAGAGAAACACACTTCCTTTCATACTATGGATTTTGAGTAGACGTCTGACATTGTCAGCAGAGCTTAATAAACCGTCAACTCTCAAACAAAGAGGATGATGTGGTGTTTTTTAATGGATTCATTTTCACATACGGACCTCGCCCCGTTCTTTCCAGAACTCAGCGATCCCTTGAGCTAGTGCAATCTCTGCCAGGCGCCTGCATTCATGGGGGGTGAAGCCCACCAGCGCGGTGCCCTTCACGCCGACCCCCCGTCCCCCGGCCAGCTCAGCGACCCTGGTGGTGATGAGGGAAGCTGGAACGTGACAGTAGGGCCGCCCGCCGATGCTGAAACACGGCCAGCGCTCCGTTCCACCAGGTGGGCCCCCTTCCACGCTTTCCACATTACAGGCGATTTCCACAGCGCCACCGTGTGGCAGCGCCAGCACCTGCACCCCGGGCAGCCCCCCCGGGGTCGACCCCCTGAGGGCCGCGGCGATGCTGCGTGCTATGGCCATGTCCTGGGTGTCGATAGTGACGTTGCAGTTCATGACGTACGGACTGGCCCCAACACCTGCAAGAAATCAGCCCCAGTCAGAACCAAAGGGTCTTCAACAGGTGGAACATCTGCTCTTCTTCAGCCAGAGCAGCACTGCATTTTGCTTTTGAAAGGAGGCTATGAAGGAAGTGTCCTCAAAATGCAAACATCTTGTTGCTCAATTGCATAATAGTCTGACAAGTTGAGATATTCAGCCACTCATACCATGTTTTCACCCTTTAAAACAGTTGGATAGACATTCAAAAGGTCTAGAAAGAAGCTCGCTCTTCAAGGGACTCACAGTTTGCCAGAAATCGTCTTGATGAGACGACAATGCTCGACAATGATTGAGTCTTTATGTAAGAACAACAGCACTGGATGACGTATTGGACAAAGATGGAAGGAGGCAGGTCACCACCAGCTGTTTTACAGGCTACGTTGGTATTTCAATACTCACACTGCATGCCAACAGTGTTTGCCTCGTGTAATCATTGCTAATGTGCATCATGGCCATCAAGTGATGCCTCTCCAGGGTGCTAATGTGACTACACCATGAGAAATTGGAGAACACAATCATCAGCCCTCGTTATGTGCAACACTTTGTCTCATCGTTGGTGTGAAGCTAACGGGGATCTGGATACATCCATCAGCTCAGAAAGCAGGAATCATCACTTTCATTTGGCTAAGTCACACTTCCAAAGCCTCAGAGTGGCTTCAACTGAACTTTTCTTTCCCCAAACAAGTGTTTGCATTATGGGAATTTGAATGCTGCTTGACTGGAATAAAGTTAAAATAACCTGTTAATATGATGACACAAAGATGTGTGGATGTTTACAGTAACACAGCAATGATACAGAGTTATTAGCACATTAGTTTATTCTGCTTTTCAGAATCCCTGCAGGACACTTTGCATTGGAATCaaccaaatcaaatgaatttccTCGTACTAATAAACTTAAAAGTGATATTCTAGCGTTACAGGCTCAGCAGGAACATGCAGTGAGTCTTGTGTGTGGAATTTACCCAACACTCACCTGTTAGACCCAATGGATGGTGGGGCTGGGGCCCCATGTCTGGCCTGATGGCCTGCAGCTGTGGAGTCTTCTTGAACCAGCccatctcccgtctcctctgTGCCAGGCCCCGCTGGAGGGGGGAGTCTGCCCAGCCAAACAGGAACGCACTGGTGCCCTGGACCCGTTCTGTGAGTCCCTCAGCCACAGCTGAGCCACAGCGACAACGAGAGCACTGAGAGCGTGACCGACAAAACCCACCTGGGGGGTGTGATTCAGACGGAGGGAAACAAGGACGCGAGGATCGCTCATTACGCGCATGCATTAATACAGTGCTTGTTAGGACTTGGCCAATTGTTATTCTGAGATCACACCACACAGATTAGCATACACGCAGGGACACTGCTTGTTATCAGCAAGACACACGGTGGCTAAATCAGCTGAGAAACTGTGAAACTAATCAACAGCACGGGGAGCGAAGGCTCGTCACCTCGTGGGTCACGTGACGCGGGCTCTAGGACTCATTACTCGTACCGTATGGCTGTGAAGAAGGCACGAGCTTTCCATACCATACAGAATAGTCAAATACAAGGTTAAACATGAATTACAGCGGCCCACTGCAAAGGGGAAATTGCAATTTCATGTCACATTGCCTGCATGCGTCATGCCTCAGCGCGCACAGGGCGGTTTGTTCCAGCCACGGACGACGTGAAAGCACGTTGGTCTGCAAACTACTCAGGAGACACTGAAAGGATCGTCTTCTTTCTCATGAACAACTAACAACCCGAAAGCTACTGAGCAGATCCAGCATGAGCCAACaggcactcacacacatgcacagatggCATCTCACCCCGAGCCTCTTTAGCACAGTCCTCCACTCCTACTTCCTCCCCCAAGGGGTAGATGGGTATGAGGTCCACGGCCCCCATACGTGGGTGGACCCCCATGTGGGCGCCCATGTCGATGAGCCCACAGGCTTCCTCGCATGCAGACAGCACCGCCTCCCCTTGGGCACCAGAAACATCATGACAATACATCAGACATGAGGCGAAGTGATGCTTACGAAAGTAAACGGCAGTAAAAACACAGTcaagttttatatttttaagttgtgtgtttgcttcAGGAGCCATTTGGATCCAAGtctgaaataaaatgatgaGAAACAGAAGGTCTGGTTAATTTAAGCTCTACAGCTATAAACCTTCACAGATTTGGCTGCATTGTCAGAAGGTTGTGTTCGGGGGAAGCATTCAATAAGATCAACTTTTCTCTGTGATCGTGGCCAGAAAAATGTTCATCCTgatttttgtgtgcatgttttaaatCCCTGACAAAGCTTATTAAACGATTTGTTCCCCCTCTCAGAGGAttggagagcagaggagactCAATCCTTGTGGTACCACTACAGCAAATGACTCACTCTATTGTGCATTCGTCCACAGCAGGACTGCAATGTAAAACCATGAAAAACCATTTCAGCACCAATGCAAGAGGCTCAATACTCACTGATGGAGTCGATACTGGCAACAATGGTGATGACAGAGCGGTTGTAGTCATGGTCATTGAAGATGTTCAGCACTGTGGTCCCCTCTCGTCTAACACCTGCTGTATAATCATGAGAAAGTCCACCGAGGTTCAAATGTTGTTTCAGGTCACTGCCATGAAGTACATGCCCAAATGAGACAGCAGCCAGCATCACAGGGACAGGTGGGCAGAGTGAGGAACATTATCCTCCAGACTGATGTCCTCGGCATTCAGCATATTTGGGGCTGTAATGTAacttgttgatttattttttctcagcAAGACAGAGACtcaattttgtatttttagtgaTGATCATAATAATTACAGGGGATAAAACATTGCCTTTATTGTTGTATAGGGCTGCTCTGGCCACAGTCTCCACCAGCTCTTTCCTGCGAGCTTCAGAAACGTTGAGAAGACAAGCCACAAGTCTCCGGCCGACGGAGCATGAGGCCATATGTTGTTCTGTAGCAGCCGgagaaaaggcagaaaacaTGAACCAGAACATgaaagatgaataaatacatggcTACCATGGCTATCTTAAACTGCTGAATGGAAACATATCCGAATCTTTAATGATGCTGCCACCTACAGACGGTTTGTGGACCTGCTGTTGGCCATGACAACAATACAGCaaactacaacaaaacacagccaaaTTATACAAAGTCTACCACGATGACCAGAGCCTATAGAGTGTGTTCTGGAGTATGGACTGAAGCTACAGTAGAATTATTTAACTGTAGTGCAGCTTGTCGGTGTTATTACTGAGTGTCTCTACATCCGTGTTGACTTAAGTGTTCAAAGTCCACTCTGCTCATTAAAAACTTGCAACTGCGCCTAACGTGTTGCGCAAACAGAAGCATACTTGCGTTGCGTGACGTGATCTTTCAGCATTGACAAGCTAATTGCATTGTGTTGTTGATCCGCGTTTTACGTAACGTTGAACAGTGAAGAGGCTTCTAAACCGTGCACAATGCACGTAAATAGACTGTAGCACGTGGGACGTTAGCTAAAGATAAGAGAATGAGTGCAAGATGGTTCACTCCACCTTTCTGGAAACCTTCGATGCATCTGTTGGACGCCATACTTTGCTTTGCGCTTATAACGTCTAACTTTCTAAGTTTATGTCTATTCCCAACGGTTACtgaattaaatacatacatgATATATGTTCGTTCAATCTAGAATGTAAGGGATCTATTCTCTGTATTTAATCATTATAAACATATCAATATATGTATCCAAACTATTCAAGAACGTGTTTTGAAaattcatttcctttcatttctttatCCTAAGCGATTGCGTGACTGGACGTAAACCGGAAGTAGAGAGGGATACTTCTCTTTTCAAGAACGCTTCTTTGGAGTCAAAGTAGCAGCACTTCCGGCTTGCTGACAGCTCCAGGTTGTGTAGCATAGCTTATAGCATAGCAATACTTGTCGGCGTCTTAGTCAAGGATGTttcatatttgttcatttccagACACAAGTATAAAATCTGGTAAATGGTAGAAATATAACAAATATAGATGCAATACAATACGAGTATAATAGTAGTTCACTAGGTATTTCTTATCAGGATTAAATAATCAATATATTCAAAGAAAGGGGGCTTCTAACAGCGCCCGGGAACAAACAATAACCTCTTCCTGCATTGGCTGCTTCCCATTCAACACTTCCGGTGACCACCGGATGTTGCTGAAGTTGCACCGAAGCGCCTGTGAAGTGAATTCCAGTCCAGCAAAATGTGTCTCCGCAATGTTTGCAAGGGTTTCAACAGGGGCTGTTGAAACCCTTGGTTTGTAAATAATTGTCTGCACTCTCCTTGTGTTCTGTGTTGATATCGAGAGGAGCCCCGGCCTCGGGTAAGCGCACTCTCCTCTCGGTTCAGCTAGCATAGTGCACAATGTAGCCTAGCACTAGCAAGCTAGCCTAATGCTAACGCTTTcgttttcttctgtttctgtcGCATCCAACCTGCACCTGCAACTATTTAACGACACACACTGCGGAGCTAATGACCGTAATAAGGTTGACTTCCGCATCACGTAACATCACACACGCTATTTGTGCAGccaagattgttttttttttttttaattccagcaCCCGTTATAGCCGGAACTATCGCAGTATTGTCTCACTGTTTCAGCAATTCAAAAGATGTCTATTATTTGGTCGATAATTctatacaaatatcaaaaatcAGTGTAATAAAAGAGAAAGTCCAATATGTTTTTCTCCGATCATTTTGTTAGGAATTTATTAGACAGCTTTTGAAGTTTGATAATATAGTGCTTTCTCAGTCCCAAAGTGCAGATTTTTGTTCTGCCTTTTTGTGATGATAATATcagttaaaaatgaatatataagaGGCTATTTCCATGTAGTTGTCTTTAATGCCCTTTTGTTTGAGCCTCCAGGTTGGATTGGGATTTACGATTCAACATGTGAacattgtattttaaatgatgtgATTAAGGCACCTAgtttaaatatgaaaatgttgCCTCACAAATTTGCTTTGACAAAAGTGATATCTCTGTTGTTGCTTGTTTCATATAAAGTGGTCCtgaccattttctttttgtgtgtgtttttcttgcaGTGCTCTTGCTGTGTCGTACTAAGTTGTGGACCATGATGGAGCAAAGAAGAGCCTTAACTATTCCTTTTAATGTTGACCACGATAACCGGGTATTTGTGACCAACGTT harbors:
- the ftcdnl1 gene encoding formiminotransferase N-terminal subdomain-containing protein isoform X2, producing the protein MLKDHVTQQQHMASCSVGRRLVACLLNVSEARRKELVETVARAALYNNKGVRREGTTVLNIFNDHDYNRSVITIVASIDSIREAVLSACEEACGLIDMGAHMGVHPRMGAVDLIPIYPLGEEVGVEDCAKEARAVAEGLTERVQGTSAFLFGWADSPLQRGLAQRRREMGWFKKTPQLQAIRPDMGPQPHHPLGLTGVGASPYVMNCNVTIDTQDMAIARSIAAALRGSTPGGLPGVQVLALPHGGAVEIACNVESVEGGPPGGTERWPCFSIGGRPYCHVPASLITTRVAELAGGRGVGVKGTALVGFTPHECRRLAEIALAQGIAEFWKERGEVRM
- the ftcdnl1 gene encoding formiminotransferase N-terminal subdomain-containing protein isoform X1 encodes the protein MLKDHVTQQQHMASCSVGRRLVACLLNVSEARRKELVETVARAALYNNKAGVRREGTTVLNIFNDHDYNRSVITIVASIDSIREAVLSACEEACGLIDMGAHMGVHPRMGAVDLIPIYPLGEEVGVEDCAKEARAVAEGLTERVQGTSAFLFGWADSPLQRGLAQRRREMGWFKKTPQLQAIRPDMGPQPHHPLGLTGVGASPYVMNCNVTIDTQDMAIARSIAAALRGSTPGGLPGVQVLALPHGGAVEIACNVESVEGGPPGGTERWPCFSIGGRPYCHVPASLITTRVAELAGGRGVGVKGTALVGFTPHECRRLAEIALAQGIAEFWKERGEVRM
- the ftcdnl1 gene encoding formiminotransferase N-terminal subdomain-containing protein isoform X3, encoding MLAAVSFGHVLHGSDLKQHLNLGGLSHDYTAGVRREGTTVLNIFNDHDYNRSVITIVASIDSIREAVLSACEEACGLIDMGAHMGVHPRMGAVDLIPIYPLGEEVGVEDCAKEARAVAEGLTERVQGTSAFLFGWADSPLQRGLAQRRREMGWFKKTPQLQAIRPDMGPQPHHPLGLTGVGASPYVMNCNVTIDTQDMAIARSIAAALRGSTPGGLPGVQVLALPHGGAVEIACNVESVEGGPPGGTERWPCFSIGGRPYCHVPASLITTRVAELAGGRGVGVKGTALVGFTPHECRRLAEIALAQGIAEFWKERGEVRM